From Riemerella anatipestifer ATCC 11845 = DSM 15868, a single genomic window includes:
- a CDS encoding rhodanese-like domain-containing protein, which yields MKAIHLLILGGGLALGLASCQTTSKAKDTGIIWCVADTKNTSEANIKKIINAPNSILVDVRTPEEFAEGSANGAINIPLDQLENHLDKLNSSQNIVLFCRSGRRSKEAKTILEKHGFKKVYNAGAWNEVKNLQKETK from the coding sequence ATGAAAGCCATACATCTGTTGATACTTGGCGGAGGTTTAGCTCTGGGGCTTGCCTCCTGCCAAACAACTAGTAAAGCCAAAGATACTGGAATTATCTGGTGTGTAGCCGATACAAAAAATACTAGCGAAGCAAATATCAAAAAAATTATAAATGCTCCCAATAGTATTTTGGTGGATGTAAGGACTCCAGAAGAATTTGCAGAAGGCAGTGCTAATGGAGCCATCAACATACCTTTAGACCAGTTAGAAAATCATTTAGATAAGCTAAATTCTTCGCAGAATATTGTACTTTTCTGTCGTTCTGGAAGACGCTCCAAAGAAGCTAAGACTATTCTAGAGAAACACGGCTTTAAAAAAGTGTATAACGCTGGGGCTTGGAACGAAGTAAAAAACCTACAAAAAGAAACAAAATGA
- a CDS encoding sulfite exporter TauE/SafE family protein, giving the protein MELLGYFFAIIIGLVLGLMGGGGSILSVPVFAYLFALDAVTSTTLSLFVVACNGLVGSLGHFKEKQIHLNTALLFGIPSVLGVLFSRRVVVPHLPEYIINRWGICLTKDMFLLILFASLMLLASYKMIVRSKTEPSTLEISPSRNTLLISQGLLVGIITGLVGAGGGFLIIPALVMILGLKMKEAIGTSLFIITLSSTIGFVSSLDKVAIDWYFLLSFTGLSILGVLLGLALSKRVDGKKLKPAFGWFVLGMGVYILIKELILK; this is encoded by the coding sequence ATGGAGCTACTCGGTTATTTTTTCGCTATCATTATTGGTTTGGTACTCGGTCTTATGGGCGGTGGTGGGAGTATTTTAAGCGTCCCTGTTTTTGCCTACCTTTTTGCGTTGGATGCCGTTACCTCAACTACACTCTCTTTATTTGTGGTTGCTTGTAATGGATTGGTAGGCTCTTTGGGACACTTTAAAGAGAAACAAATACACCTCAATACCGCTTTACTATTTGGTATCCCTTCCGTCTTAGGAGTGCTTTTCTCTAGGAGGGTGGTTGTACCTCATCTACCCGAGTACATCATCAACCGTTGGGGTATTTGCCTTACTAAAGATATGTTTCTTCTCATTTTATTTGCCTCACTAATGCTTTTAGCTTCCTACAAAATGATTGTGAGAAGTAAAACTGAACCAAGCACCCTAGAGATTTCTCCATCTAGAAATACCTTGCTTATTTCTCAAGGGCTGTTGGTAGGCATTATTACGGGGCTAGTAGGTGCTGGTGGAGGATTTCTTATCATTCCTGCTTTGGTAATGATTTTAGGGTTAAAAATGAAAGAAGCTATTGGCACCTCACTGTTTATTATTACCCTTAGTAGTACTATAGGTTTTGTAAGCTCTTTAGACAAAGTCGCCATAGACTGGTATTTTCTCTTATCTTTTACAGGGCTATCTATTCTAGGAGTTTTATTAGGTTTAGCTTTATCTAAAAGAGTAGATGGTAAAAAACTCAAACCTGCTTTTGGTTGGTTTGTGTTAGGTATGGGAGTTTATATCCTAATTAAAGAATTAATTTTAAAATAA
- a CDS encoding rhodanese-like domain-containing protein, with amino-acid sequence MLNFIKKLFGGNTVDFQDLAAKGAQIIDVRTKAEYNSGHIFNSINIPLQELNQNLNRLDKSRPVITCCASGMRSASAKSILSNNGFTAYNGGGWSSLQKKILK; translated from the coding sequence ATGCTAAACTTTATAAAAAAACTTTTTGGAGGGAACACCGTAGATTTTCAAGATTTAGCCGCAAAGGGAGCCCAAATAATAGATGTGAGAACGAAAGCCGAATACAATTCAGGGCATATTTTCAACTCCATCAATATCCCATTACAGGAGCTAAACCAAAACCTCAATCGCTTAGATAAAAGCAGACCCGTAATTACCTGTTGTGCCAGTGGTATGCGTAGTGCTTCGGCTAAATCTATCTTATCTAATAATGGTTTCACTGCTTATAATGGTGGAGGCTGGAGCTCTCTTCAGAAGAAAATCTTAAAATAA
- a CDS encoding MBL fold metallo-hydrolase — MKIEQIYTGCLAQGAYYITSNGEAAIIDPLREVQPYLERLEKDGVTLKYIFETHFHADFVSGHLDLSKKTGAPIIYGPTAKPSFEAIIAEDHQIFELGKVKIKVLHTPGHTMESACFLLLDENGKETALFSGDTLFLGDVGRPDLAQKATNLTQEELAGLLYESLYNKILPLPDEVTVYPAHGAGSACGKNMMKETVDSLGNQKKINYALNQSSKKAFIEAVLDGLTAPPQYFGMNVAMNKGGYTSFDEVLKNGKEALSVEDFETVAENTGALILDTRNAADFHQGFVPNSINIGLKGSFAPWVGAMIVDVKQPLLLVCEEGTVEETITRLARVGFDNVVGYLKGGFDSWKNSGKEIDTIKRISAEAFANEYHKDTKVVDVRNIGEYSAEHVEDALSRPLMEINDWAKELDDTHFYIHCAGGYRSMIASSILNSRGIRNFTEVDGGFAKIKETSVPTTDFVCQSKIKF, encoded by the coding sequence ATGAAAATAGAACAAATATACACAGGTTGCCTTGCACAAGGTGCTTATTACATTACTTCTAACGGCGAAGCAGCCATTATAGACCCACTGCGTGAAGTACAACCTTACTTAGAGCGTTTAGAGAAAGACGGTGTTACCCTAAAATACATTTTTGAAACTCACTTCCATGCTGATTTTGTATCGGGACATTTAGATTTAAGTAAAAAAACAGGAGCTCCTATCATCTACGGTCCTACTGCAAAGCCTAGTTTTGAAGCTATTATTGCAGAAGACCATCAAATTTTTGAGTTAGGAAAGGTTAAAATAAAAGTGCTACACACCCCAGGACATACGATGGAAAGTGCGTGTTTTCTACTCCTTGATGAAAACGGAAAAGAAACTGCATTGTTTAGTGGTGACACGCTATTTTTAGGTGATGTAGGGCGTCCTGATTTGGCACAAAAAGCCACTAATCTTACTCAAGAAGAGTTAGCGGGACTATTGTACGAAAGCCTTTACAACAAAATTCTCCCTCTACCAGATGAGGTTACCGTATATCCAGCACACGGAGCAGGTTCTGCTTGTGGCAAAAATATGATGAAGGAAACCGTGGATAGTCTTGGCAACCAAAAGAAAATAAACTATGCCCTCAACCAGTCTAGCAAAAAGGCTTTTATAGAGGCAGTTTTGGACGGACTTACCGCTCCACCACAATACTTCGGAATGAATGTGGCTATGAACAAAGGAGGCTACACCAGCTTTGATGAAGTTTTAAAAAACGGTAAAGAGGCTCTATCCGTAGAAGATTTTGAAACCGTGGCAGAGAATACAGGAGCTTTAATCCTTGACACTAGAAATGCGGCTGATTTCCATCAAGGTTTTGTGCCTAACTCTATCAACATTGGTCTTAAAGGCAGCTTTGCTCCTTGGGTAGGTGCAATGATTGTAGATGTTAAGCAACCCCTGCTATTAGTTTGCGAAGAAGGTACCGTAGAAGAAACCATTACTAGGCTTGCTCGTGTGGGGTTTGATAATGTAGTGGGCTACCTCAAAGGTGGTTTTGACTCGTGGAAAAATTCAGGAAAAGAAATAGATACTATTAAAAGAATTTCTGCCGAAGCCTTTGCGAATGAATACCACAAAGACACAAAAGTAGTAGATGTAAGAAATATAGGAGAATACTCTGCTGAGCATGTAGAAGACGCCCTTAGCCGCCCTCTTATGGAGATTAACGATTGGGCAAAAGAACTAGACGATACACATTTCTACATCCATTGTGCAGGAGGTTATCGTAGTATGATAGCCTCTAGCATACTCAATTCTAGAGGTATCCGAAACTTTACAGAAGTAGATGGTGGTTTTGCTAAAATTAAGGAGACTTCAGTACCTACCACTGATTTTGTATGTCAATCTAAAATTAAATTCTAA
- a CDS encoding thioredoxin family protein, giving the protein MSQKFKELIESPKPVLIDFFATWCQPCKVQSSVLNTVKENVGDAARIVKIDIDNYPSIANEYGVRSVPTLMIFKNSDLLWKGSGVHDVNTLTQLLKDFA; this is encoded by the coding sequence ATGTCTCAAAAATTTAAAGAACTTATAGAATCTCCCAAACCTGTACTCATAGACTTTTTTGCTACTTGGTGCCAACCTTGCAAGGTACAGTCTTCGGTACTCAACACCGTAAAAGAAAATGTAGGAGATGCGGCTAGAATTGTAAAAATAGATATAGATAATTACCCTTCTATCGCTAACGAATACGGCGTAAGAAGTGTACCCACTCTTATGATTTTTAAAAATAGTGACCTTCTATGGAAAGGCAGTGGCGTACACGATGTAAATACCCTAACTCAACTTCTTAAAGATTTTGCTTAA